A genomic segment from Phragmites australis chromosome 6, lpPhrAust1.1, whole genome shotgun sequence encodes:
- the LOC133921474 gene encoding probable transcription factor KAN2 isoform X1 yields the protein MELFPAHPDLQLQISPSPATKPMDLGFWKRALDNTSPATTSAATATTAPFAIASSAPTAVGVHPAAAVHHQGSGHLPFLHHTQPILPEASGLRDLVSMRPIRGIPVYNTSQGLPLLQSHPHPHHQQQQHCYDAIGMGHAAAAGGPRCPKAALRLASAPAKRGARAPRMRWTTSLHARFVHAVELLGGHERATPKSVLELMDVKDLTLAHVKSHLQMYRTIKTTDHKPAAASSYGQEAAKMIIEIPDDNLFDVTNTTSGSESSAQQSNPDGNEHGSNMCALWNNSSISRGAWFHDISRDATPGDIKSVEDVQSQSLDDVSDLNSSPFQVTGMLSSKKPNLDFTLGRI from the exons ATGGAGCTGTTCCCAGCACACCCAGACCTGCAGCTGCAGATCAGCCCTTCCCCAGCCACCAAGCCAATGGACTTAGGGTTTTGGAAGAGAGCTCTAGACAACACCTCGCCGGCAACAACATCAGCAGCCACAGCCACGACAGCTCCATTCGCCATCGCCTCCTCGGCGCCGACAGCCGTCGGCGTCCACCCGGCGGCCGCCGTGCATCATCAGGGCTCGGGCCACCTCCCGTTCTTGCACCACACCCAGCCCATCCTCCCGGAGGCGAGCGGCCTCCGCGACTTGGTTTCGATGAGGCCCATCCGTGGCATCCCCGTGTACAACACCTCGCAAGGGCTCCCCTTGCTCCAAAGCCACCCCCACCcgcaccaccagcagcagcagcattgcTACGACGCGATCGGCATGGGCcacgccgcggccgccggcgggCCGAGGTGTCCCAAGGCCGCGCTGCGGCTCGCGTCGGCGCCGGCGAAGCGGGGCGCGCGCGCGCCGAGGATGCGGTGGACGACGTCGCTGCACGCGCGGTTCGTCCACGCAGTCGAGCTGCTGGGGGGCCACGAGA GAGCTACACCCAAGTCAGTTCTTGAGCTAATGGACGTCAAGGATCTGACCTTAGCCCATGTAAAGTCGCACTTGCAG ATGTATCGGACCATCAAGACCACTGACCACAAACCAGCAGCTGCGTCATCCTATG GGCAAGAAGCTGCTAAAATGATTATAGAAATCCCCGACGACAACCTGTTCGACGTCACCAACACCACCAGCGGATCTGAGTCGTCTGCCCAGCAATCAAACCCTGATGGCAACGAGCATGGTTCCAACATGTGTGCTCTGTGGAACAACTCTTCAATAAG TAGGGGTGCCTGGTTCCATGACATATCAAGAGATGCCACTCCCGGCGACATCAAATCCGTCGAG GACGTGCAATCACAAAGCCTTGACGATGTCTCCGACCTCAACTCGTCGCCGTTCCAAGTAACCGGGATGCTCAGCAGCAAGAAACCGAACCTAGACTTCACCCTAGGACGAATATGA
- the LOC133921474 gene encoding probable transcription factor KAN2 isoform X2, whose protein sequence is MELFPAHPDLQLQISPSPATKPMDLGFWKRALDNTSPATTSAATATTAPFAIASSAPTAVGVHPAAAVHHQGSGHLPFLHHTQPILPEASGLRDLVSMRPIRGIPVYNTSQGLPLLQSHPHPHHQQQQHCYDAIGMGHAAAAGGPRCPKAALRLASAPAKRGARAPRMRWTTSLHARFVHAVELLGGHERATPKSVLELMDVKDLTLAHVKSHLQMYRTIKTTDHKPAAASSYGQEAAKMIIEIPDDNLFDVTNTTSGSESSAQQSNPDGNEHGSNMCALWNNSSISRGAWFHDISRDATPGDIKSVELPVEL, encoded by the exons ATGGAGCTGTTCCCAGCACACCCAGACCTGCAGCTGCAGATCAGCCCTTCCCCAGCCACCAAGCCAATGGACTTAGGGTTTTGGAAGAGAGCTCTAGACAACACCTCGCCGGCAACAACATCAGCAGCCACAGCCACGACAGCTCCATTCGCCATCGCCTCCTCGGCGCCGACAGCCGTCGGCGTCCACCCGGCGGCCGCCGTGCATCATCAGGGCTCGGGCCACCTCCCGTTCTTGCACCACACCCAGCCCATCCTCCCGGAGGCGAGCGGCCTCCGCGACTTGGTTTCGATGAGGCCCATCCGTGGCATCCCCGTGTACAACACCTCGCAAGGGCTCCCCTTGCTCCAAAGCCACCCCCACCcgcaccaccagcagcagcagcattgcTACGACGCGATCGGCATGGGCcacgccgcggccgccggcgggCCGAGGTGTCCCAAGGCCGCGCTGCGGCTCGCGTCGGCGCCGGCGAAGCGGGGCGCGCGCGCGCCGAGGATGCGGTGGACGACGTCGCTGCACGCGCGGTTCGTCCACGCAGTCGAGCTGCTGGGGGGCCACGAGA GAGCTACACCCAAGTCAGTTCTTGAGCTAATGGACGTCAAGGATCTGACCTTAGCCCATGTAAAGTCGCACTTGCAG ATGTATCGGACCATCAAGACCACTGACCACAAACCAGCAGCTGCGTCATCCTATG GGCAAGAAGCTGCTAAAATGATTATAGAAATCCCCGACGACAACCTGTTCGACGTCACCAACACCACCAGCGGATCTGAGTCGTCTGCCCAGCAATCAAACCCTGATGGCAACGAGCATGGTTCCAACATGTGTGCTCTGTGGAACAACTCTTCAATAAG TAGGGGTGCCTGGTTCCATGACATATCAAGAGATGCCACTCCCGGCGACATCAAATCCGTCGAG CTTCCTGTTGAGCTATGA